In the genome of Pantoea agglomerans, the window ACTGGGGACAATCGAGCAGGATCTCCAGCAGCTTATTAATGATGAAAAGGAAAAGGAATACTTTGATATGGCCGCCGGGTTTTTATCAGCGGTCTGGCTTCCGCATGACTGTATGCTCAATCGGGTTAACGGCATCCCTTACCTGCCAACGGTTATCAGCAGCGTGGAACAGACGCAAAAGAATTATGATGCGTTTGTTTCTTCCCTGGAAAAAATACTGACGCGCCGCCGGACCGGCCTGCTTCCGAGGCGTATTAACGTTTTTACAACCAACTATGATTTATTTATTGAGGACGCTGCGACCCGAAATAAAAATATCATTTTTAATGACGGGTTTACCAAAAGGCTGGATGTCTGGGGCGATATGGAATTTGACGCAGGCAGTTTTAATTATTCCATCAGCGCCACAGGGAATCTCTATAACTATAAGGTCGAACTCCCTACCGTCAATCTGATCAAGCTTCACGGATCGCTTTCATGGGAACATCACAAAGAAAAGATTGTTTATAACATTGGCGAGCAGAGGCCGCTGAGTTTTACCACGTCAGCAAAAAAGAAAAAGTGGGTTCTCGAACATGCCCTTATTCTGCCGCGCAAGGAGAAGTTTAAGGAAACGCTGCTGCAGAATGTTTATTACGATTTGCTGAGAACCTATTCTAATGAACTTGATAAAGAAGCCACCCTTCTGATTGTTTTTGGCTTTTCTTTTGCTGATGAGCACCTTGAAACGCTGACCAAAAAGGCCCTGCGCAATGCCACTCTCAAGTTGCTGATATTTGCATTCAATGAGGCCAGCGTTGAAGGGTTCGTGGAGAAATTTCGTGATTATTCCAACGTCGAAATTGTTTATCGTCCGGGGGGAAACATTGATTTTCCGGCAATGAATAATATTATCACGTGCTATCTGGGAGGCGCGAGGTGAGCGGGCATTTTACGGATGAAGAAGCGGTACTGCGGGTTGGCGAGGTCTGCGAGGTATCCGGACGCGCTGTTATTATCCTTGTCGATAAAAACAAAAATCTCAGCGATCTGTTTTATCAGGGGAAAGTCCTGCGAAACGTATCTGTAGGTAGCTTCATTGAAATCAAAAAAGGATTTATGAGCCTGATTGGCAAAGTTGAAGCTGAGCGAATTATCGAAGAAAAAAATCCTGCCGGAAGCGGCAGTGATGCCTGGCGATACCGGCGTTACCTGACGGCAACCCTGACGGGGTACATTGACCGCAGAGGCATTTTCACTGGCGGTTCACGTGAGCTCCCCCTCATTGGCAATGAGGCCTTTGTGGTAACCGAGGAAATGATACAGGCGGTCCATCAGATAGCTGATTCTGATGAAGCTGTAATGAAGTTCACCCGTACGGACCTTGAAGATATCGAGATTGCGCTGCCGGTCAATGGTCTTATTAACTCGCATATTGCCATTTTCGGCAACACCGGCAGCGGAAAATCCAACACTCTGGCCGCGCTTTATAAAGCGGGAACCGCCCAGATAAGGCATATGCTTGGTGACCGCTATAAGGAAAGATGCAAATTTATCCTGTTCGACTTTAACGGTGAATATACTGCTCCGGACTGTATAACCGGTGAGAAAACGGTTTATAACCTGAACACGCACCAGGCAAACGGCGATAAGCTTCCGCTCCCCCGGGAGGTTTTGCTTGAACATGACATGCTCTCCGTGTTGACCGATGCCACTGATAAAACGCAGAAGCCGTTTCTGAAGCGCGTGCTGGATTTTCAGGCAGAAGTCATGCGCAGCGCAGATCCGCGTGGATTCATGCGAAACATGCTCAAGAAAAAAATCAAACATAACCTGTTCAGCGGCGACAAAATTAAGAGCGAATCGATAAACGCCATGTTCAGTCCGATTTTTCGCGATGACCCGGAGTTATACTCAGATTTAGAGTTTCATTCCGGGAGGCAGAAATGGAAAATAAGAAACGAGCATCATTACTTTGATTCTGAAGCAGCCGTCGAGCGGGCTTATATCTACAGTCTGGCCTGCGCGTTTGAATTTAAAACGGATATGATAGAGTGTCTTCTTGATTTCATGTGGCTCAGGCTCATATACGAATTTTTCTCTAATAAATCCAATCCAGAACATCTGTCTCCCGTTATAAACAGAATGAACGCTAACCGGAAGGATATAAACAAGATTTTTGATACGTCCGGGCAGAATGATTTCTGGAATGGGGGCAATTTTACCGTCGTTAACCTCAATATGGTAAACATTACCATGAAGAAGACGCTTCCTCTTTTGATTGCAAAGTGGGCTTACAATTTGAAGAAGCTGTCTGACGTTCCATCAACGCTGCATCTGATTATCGACGAAGCTCACAATATTCTGTCTAATATTTCTTTTCGGGAAACGGAAAGCTGGAAGGATTACCGTCTGGAAACCTTTGAAGAGATTATCAAGGAGGGACGCAAATTTGGTGTTTTTATTACCATTTCCAGCCAGCGTCCAAATGATATCTCTTCAACAATTATTTCCCAGGCACATAATTACTTTATTCACCGGTTGATTAACCAGAACGATCTTTATGCCATCGAAAAGTCGGTATCTTACATAGACCGGCTGACAGAAGAATCCATACCCACTCTTTCTACGGGAACCTGTATATTCAGTGGCATCGTCAGCCCCATGCCGCTTAAACTGAGAGTTGCCGAACTCCCTTCGGGACAAAAGCCCAGAAGTCATACAATTGCCTTCAGCGACTTGATTGCAGAGGTGCAGAGAGAAGATGACTGAAACGATTTAGATTTTTATTTTACGAGCGACATATTTCAACGGTCAGCTCGCTGCATAGTCGTGGCACCTCCCTCGTGGCAGTAGTCTGGTTTTAATTTAAAAGTGACCTGACTGTAGTAAAAACAGCGTCCCTGACAAATCTCGCGTCGTCATAAACAAACGCTCTGTAGAAAGCGTCGCTACGTGAATCAGGAACGGCGAAACCTGCAAAAATTATCAGAAATTTATGTTGCAGAAGAAGGGGGCTATTTATACCCCGCCTTAGCCTGTTGCCGAACTGATGGCGAAGGGTAGCCAACATACTCTGAGGAGCCACATCCCCTCGCGCAAATTATGATTAAAGCTCAGCGCGCAACCTGGCCTGATACGAGCAATGGCCTGAATCAGGATCTGCTTAGCTCACCTGCCATCAGCTCCGCATAGTAAAAATGCAAAATATCTGCGCCAGGCTCGGGCAAAGCTTATGACGCCACAACGTGACGGGCCGAATAACTTGCCAGAAAAGTAACGTCGTTTTCTTCGTCCTGGGCCCGTATTTATAACGGTTCTGACGCCCTGTGTGATCAGTATGAACGCTAAAAAGAGCCCAAAACACTCTTACCGATACATCCGATAAATCTGCTCTGACAGTCTGCACGCGCACAAACCAGCTGTCGCATCTGGTCAGGATGCGCAGAAGCTGGCTGAAGTCGTCCACGCCTCAGGAATAGTTCTTACCGGAGGAGTCATGGCTATGCTGT includes:
- a CDS encoding SIR2 family protein; protein product: MAVKRAYYGSDGDQDYFERVFQSANINFLIGSGASLPAIRVLGTIEQDLQQLINDEKEKEYFDMAAGFLSAVWLPHDCMLNRVNGIPYLPTVISSVEQTQKNYDAFVSSLEKILTRRRTGLLPRRINVFTTNYDLFIEDAATRNKNIIFNDGFTKRLDVWGDMEFDAGSFNYSISATGNLYNYKVELPTVNLIKLHGSLSWEHHKEKIVYNIGEQRPLSFTTSAKKKKWVLEHALILPRKEKFKETLLQNVYYDLLRTYSNELDKEATLLIVFGFSFADEHLETLTKKALRNATLKLLIFAFNEASVEGFVEKFRDYSNVEIVYRPGGNIDFPAMNNIITCYLGGAR
- a CDS encoding ATP-binding protein — protein: MSGHFTDEEAVLRVGEVCEVSGRAVIILVDKNKNLSDLFYQGKVLRNVSVGSFIEIKKGFMSLIGKVEAERIIEEKNPAGSGSDAWRYRRYLTATLTGYIDRRGIFTGGSRELPLIGNEAFVVTEEMIQAVHQIADSDEAVMKFTRTDLEDIEIALPVNGLINSHIAIFGNTGSGKSNTLAALYKAGTAQIRHMLGDRYKERCKFILFDFNGEYTAPDCITGEKTVYNLNTHQANGDKLPLPREVLLEHDMLSVLTDATDKTQKPFLKRVLDFQAEVMRSADPRGFMRNMLKKKIKHNLFSGDKIKSESINAMFSPIFRDDPELYSDLEFHSGRQKWKIRNEHHYFDSEAAVERAYIYSLACAFEFKTDMIECLLDFMWLRLIYEFFSNKSNPEHLSPVINRMNANRKDINKIFDTSGQNDFWNGGNFTVVNLNMVNITMKKTLPLLIAKWAYNLKKLSDVPSTLHLIIDEAHNILSNISFRETESWKDYRLETFEEIIKEGRKFGVFITISSQRPNDISSTIISQAHNYFIHRLINQNDLYAIEKSVSYIDRLTEESIPTLSTGTCIFSGIVSPMPLKLRVAELPSGQKPRSHTIAFSDLIAEVQREDD